Proteins from a genomic interval of Polaribacter sejongensis:
- a CDS encoding TonB-dependent receptor, with translation MQISRILKTIIALFLISSTYAQQSTGSVSGKVITSDGNPASFINVIIKSTKFGTTTNFDGKYSLKNIPYGDYTLEFSLIGMHSKSIQIQVNSLQTKINDVQLDENQEQLNEVVIIAERLNQFAHKESEYVAKVPLKNSNNPQSYSVVTNALLKEQVNTDLASAFKSITGGGYVQSNDGNVSVFLRGFRSDVHLRNGGIAWVKAPIDPQNIERIELIKGPASLFYGANVNNIANFGGVVNKVTKQAYNGEKLDLGYIAGSYDLNRATIDYNTVLNKEENVFFRFNGAYNNEASFQDQGIIKEFMLAPSLTFELSDKLTIKANLEYNQSKRNLNFARGVSGALISDSVNSWDDLNWDFNTNYGTNEMAGYFSSLVSQINMNYKLSDTWTSKTNFTKASSYTDANYLRVVMGDVTTVNRFYLQLDPRETQNTHIQQDFLNVVEGNKVDNKFVAGISYLNNLDDTQRTGVWNAIDAVDTTNPVITGLTNDQFEANLADGTKNKTITKFQTLGFYAFDAITINKQLTLTGGLRFDRFMASNTIANGVDRDNGYNQNALSTKLGVAYNPFEDKASLFVNYMDGLNNNAPSDNGNGEIISWDPERAKQFEIGTKLDFFNGKLLSTISYYNINIDNDIIVDENGISSQTGETLSKGFEIDLIANPLPGLNIVAGYTKNNATLEKVSFGSEAVLGNSLSYTPETVWDFWLSYQALKGSAKGLGFGVGANHMSEIYNSTTNNFGSEAYTTVDATVFYKKDNYKVSFKADNIFDKEYYNGYGIPQKPFNFRLGLTYSLF, from the coding sequence ATGCAAATATCAAGAATTCTAAAAACAATTATTGCGTTGTTTTTAATAAGCTCAACCTATGCTCAACAAAGTACAGGTAGTGTTTCAGGTAAAGTAATAACATCAGATGGTAACCCAGCATCTTTTATAAATGTAATTATTAAGTCGACTAAATTTGGTACTACTACAAATTTTGATGGAAAATATTCTTTAAAAAATATTCCTTACGGAGATTATACTTTAGAGTTTTCATTAATAGGAATGCACAGTAAAAGCATTCAAATTCAAGTAAATTCTCTACAAACTAAAATAAATGATGTTCAGTTAGATGAAAATCAAGAGCAATTAAATGAAGTTGTAATTATTGCAGAACGTTTAAATCAATTTGCACATAAGGAATCTGAATATGTTGCAAAGGTTCCGTTAAAGAATAGTAACAATCCACAATCTTATTCAGTTGTAACAAATGCATTATTAAAAGAACAAGTAAATACAGATTTAGCTTCTGCTTTTAAAAGTATTACTGGTGGAGGTTATGTACAATCTAATGACGGTAATGTGAGTGTGTTTTTAAGAGGTTTTAGATCTGACGTGCATTTAAGAAATGGCGGAATTGCTTGGGTAAAAGCTCCAATTGATCCTCAAAATATAGAAAGAATAGAATTGATAAAAGGTCCTGCTTCTTTATTTTATGGAGCTAATGTTAATAACATTGCCAACTTTGGTGGTGTTGTAAATAAAGTAACAAAACAAGCTTATAATGGTGAGAAATTAGATTTAGGTTACATCGCAGGAAGTTACGATTTAAATAGAGCAACCATAGATTATAACACTGTTTTAAACAAAGAAGAAAATGTTTTCTTTAGGTTTAATGGAGCTTATAATAATGAAGCTAGTTTTCAAGACCAAGGAATTATAAAAGAGTTTATGTTGGCGCCTTCTTTAACTTTTGAGTTGTCAGACAAGTTAACAATTAAAGCAAATCTAGAATACAACCAAAGTAAACGTAATTTAAACTTTGCAAGAGGTGTGTCTGGAGCCTTAATTTCTGATAGTGTAAATTCTTGGGATGATTTAAACTGGGACTTTAATACCAATTATGGTACAAATGAAATGGCTGGTTATTTTTCTTCTTTAGTGTCTCAAATAAACATGAATTATAAATTGTCTGATACTTGGACATCAAAAACTAACTTCACAAAAGCAAGTTCGTATACAGATGCAAATTATTTAAGAGTTGTAATGGGAGATGTAACAACCGTTAATAGATTTTACTTACAATTAGATCCAAGAGAAACTCAAAATACACATATTCAACAAGACTTTTTAAATGTTGTAGAAGGTAATAAAGTTGATAATAAATTTGTTGCAGGTATTAGTTATTTAAATAATTTAGATGATACACAACGTACCGGAGTTTGGAATGCTATTGATGCCGTAGATACTACAAACCCTGTTATTACAGGTTTAACAAACGATCAATTTGAAGCAAATTTAGCTGATGGAACAAAAAATAAAACAATTACTAAATTTCAAACTTTAGGTTTTTATGCTTTTGATGCCATAACTATAAACAAACAATTAACGCTTACAGGAGGTTTACGTTTCGATCGTTTTATGGCAAGTAATACCATAGCAAATGGTGTAGATAGAGATAACGGTTATAATCAAAATGCATTAAGTACAAAATTGGGTGTCGCTTATAATCCGTTTGAAGATAAAGCCTCTTTATTTGTAAATTATATGGATGGATTAAACAATAATGCGCCTTCAGATAACGGAAATGGAGAAATTATTTCTTGGGATCCAGAAAGAGCAAAACAATTTGAAATTGGTACAAAACTAGATTTCTTTAACGGTAAATTATTAAGTACAATTAGTTACTACAACATTAATATCGATAATGATATTATTGTAGATGAAAACGGAATTAGCTCTCAAACAGGAGAAACCTTAAGTAAAGGTTTCGAAATTGATTTAATTGCAAATCCATTACCAGGTTTAAATATTGTTGCAGGATATACTAAAAACAATGCTACTTTAGAAAAAGTGAGTTTTGGTAGTGAAGCTGTTTTAGGAAACAGCTTAAGTTACACACCAGAAACAGTTTGGGACTTTTGGTTAAGTTACCAAGCTTTAAAAGGAAGTGCAAAAGGTTTGGGCTTTGGAGTAGGAGCTAATCATATGAGCGAAATTTATAACAGTACAACAAATAACTTTGGTTCAGAAGCGTATACAACGGTAGATGCTACTGTATTTTACAAAAAAGATAATTACAAAGTAAGTTTTAAGGCAGATAATATTTTTGATAAAGAATATTACAATGGTTACGGAATACCTCAAAAACCTTTTAACTTTAGACTAGGTCTTACGTATAGTTTGTTTTAA
- a CDS encoding alpha/beta hydrolase: MRNIIVFAFCLMSFLSQAQKIEIGEVKTIQSKILDEEREYLVSLPENYSNKNFANQKYPVIYLLDGEKFFNVTTGIVQKLSDGYYPLMPECIIVAIKNTNRSRDLTPTKVTSLSYENGGSKKFESFITEELITKVNQTYRTLDYKILIGHSFGGLFAFNTLLKNPSEFNAYLIIDPSLWWDDNVLVKKLESNLETIDFKGSTLFFANANSKGNQKDPSKQHFAHFEAKRKALQLMEVTAPKNLNYHVKFFNDEDHGSVVLPSLIDGLRTIFNGFRINVKELVKNPSILETQYNLLSKNIGFNLKPQGAYIDRVVDLAIKLKEKENAIILNTIHQKQDPDNVYLKEKLD; this comes from the coding sequence ATGAGAAATATAATTGTTTTTGCTTTTTGTTTGATGTCTTTTTTATCTCAAGCTCAAAAAATTGAGATCGGAGAGGTAAAAACCATACAATCAAAAATATTAGATGAAGAAAGAGAATACTTGGTGTCATTACCAGAAAATTATTCAAATAAGAATTTTGCCAATCAAAAATACCCTGTTATTTATCTTTTAGACGGAGAAAAATTTTTTAATGTTACCACAGGTATTGTTCAAAAATTATCCGACGGATATTATCCATTAATGCCAGAATGTATTATTGTGGCAATAAAAAACACCAATAGATCTAGAGATTTAACGCCTACAAAAGTTACGAGTTTATCTTATGAAAATGGAGGTTCTAAAAAATTTGAGTCTTTTATTACAGAAGAATTAATTACTAAAGTTAATCAGACTTATAGAACATTAGATTATAAAATTCTTATAGGACATTCATTTGGAGGCTTGTTTGCGTTTAATACCTTGTTAAAAAATCCTTCAGAATTTAATGCTTATTTAATTATAGACCCAAGTTTATGGTGGGATGATAATGTACTTGTAAAAAAGTTAGAAAGTAATTTAGAAACAATAGATTTTAAAGGAAGCACTTTGTTTTTTGCAAATGCAAACTCTAAAGGAAATCAAAAGGATCCTAGCAAACAGCATTTTGCTCATTTTGAAGCTAAAAGGAAAGCACTTCAATTAATGGAAGTTACAGCACCTAAAAATTTAAATTATCATGTTAAGTTTTTTAATGACGAAGATCACGGAAGTGTTGTGTTACCATCATTAATTGATGGATTAAGAACGATATTTAATGGTTTTAGAATTAATGTAAAAGAGCTAGTAAAAAATCCTTCAATATTAGAAACACAATATAATTTGTTGTCAAAAAATATTGGTTTTAATCTAAAACCTCAAGGAGCTTATATAGACAGAGTCGTAGATTTAGCAATAAAATTAAAAGAAAAAGAGAATGCGATAATTTTAAATACGATCCATCAAAAACAAGATCCAGATAATGTTTATTTAAAAGAGAAATTAGATTAA
- a CDS encoding PepSY-associated TM helix domain-containing protein, with protein MKKQLLRKRRKKESLFKYIMSVLHLWLGLLSSIIIFIVCLSGCIYAFKTQIENLIDRDVVYVKSDNNSSKIAIDTILNNFENQFGGATNITVFKENNKSVLVSSFSKDNTGVSAYYNPISGELLGVKNTTSIAFFDFILEVHRFLLAGDVGKFINGVAVLMFIFLLFSGFIIWLPKKINQLKKSLKIKLDAKFHRVNYDLHRVLGFYSILLLFFISVTGLYVSFHWVKNAVIIGLGGDSIVISDTNIALKESLSSSFDVLFDDLSAKENTVLKKESSLQSILLKTDSILKNEGTKVILLAKENTKSINITKMNTDNLLHFYVPDKIEFSIDGSVRKQELFKKLALHEQFKLIAKPLHTGEIMGLPTIIIYFLISLVGCSLPITGFIIWFKKIRKKNV; from the coding sequence ATGAAAAAACAGTTGCTTCGTAAAAGAAGAAAAAAGGAATCCTTATTTAAGTATATCATGTCCGTGCTGCACCTGTGGCTCGGACTTTTATCATCTATAATAATTTTTATTGTTTGTCTTTCTGGGTGTATTTATGCGTTTAAAACACAAATAGAAAATCTTATAGATCGTGATGTTGTTTATGTAAAATCAGATAATAATAGTTCTAAAATAGCGATTGATACTATTTTAAATAATTTTGAAAATCAGTTTGGTGGTGCAACTAATATTACTGTTTTTAAAGAAAATAATAAAAGTGTTTTAGTTTCATCATTTAGTAAGGATAATACTGGCGTTTCTGCATATTACAATCCTATTTCTGGGGAATTATTAGGTGTTAAAAATACGACTTCAATTGCCTTTTTTGATTTTATTTTAGAAGTCCACCGATTTTTGTTGGCAGGTGATGTTGGTAAGTTTATAAACGGAGTAGCCGTTTTAATGTTTATTTTTCTACTGTTTTCTGGTTTTATAATTTGGTTGCCTAAAAAGATAAATCAACTTAAAAAAAGTCTAAAAATAAAGCTAGACGCCAAGTTTCATCGTGTAAATTATGATTTGCATAGAGTTTTAGGGTTTTATTCCATTTTGTTGCTGTTTTTTATTTCAGTGACCGGTTTGTATGTTTCTTTTCATTGGGTAAAAAATGCTGTTATTATTGGCTTAGGAGGAGATTCTATTGTAATATCTGACACTAATATTGCATTAAAAGAATCCTTATCAAGTTCTTTTGATGTCTTGTTTGATGATTTATCAGCAAAAGAAAATACTGTTTTAAAAAAGGAAAGTAGTTTGCAATCAATTCTTTTAAAAACAGATAGTATTTTAAAAAATGAGGGAACAAAAGTAATTCTGTTAGCAAAAGAAAACACTAAAAGCATCAATATCACTAAAATGAATACTGACAATTTGTTGCATTTTTATGTGCCAGATAAAATAGAATTTTCAATTGATGGTAGTGTTAGAAAACAAGAACTATTTAAAAAGTTAGCATTACATGAACAGTTTAAGTTAATTGCAAAACCATTGCATACTGGAGAAATTATGGGGCTACCAACTATCATTATTTATTTTCTAATTAGTTTAGTTGGATGCTCGTTACCAATAACAGGTTTTATTATTTGGTTTAAAAAAATAAGAAAAAAGAATGTGTAA
- the pncA gene encoding bifunctional nicotinamidase/pyrazinamidase, with protein sequence MKTLLIIDVQNDFMPTGSLPVPNGDKIVSIINEIQPKFDLVIATQDWHPEDHISFASNHNGASPFDEIEIKGQPQTLWPNHCVQGSKEAKLHPKLNTLKCESIFRKGTDKEIDSYSAFYDNGHLKSTGLAGYLKEKGTTQLFLCGLAADICVYYSIRDAVKEGFDCFFIEDASEALDNEGFKKIKKEMVDMGVKIISSKFI encoded by the coding sequence ATGAAAACACTCCTTATAATCGATGTACAAAACGACTTTATGCCAACTGGATCGCTTCCTGTTCCTAATGGAGATAAAATAGTTTCAATTATCAATGAGATACAACCTAAATTTGATTTAGTGATTGCTACCCAAGATTGGCATCCTGAGGATCATATTAGTTTTGCTTCCAATCATAATGGAGCATCTCCTTTTGATGAAATTGAAATAAAAGGACAACCACAAACCTTATGGCCAAATCATTGTGTACAAGGATCTAAAGAAGCAAAATTACATCCTAAACTAAACACATTAAAATGTGAAAGCATTTTTAGAAAAGGAACTGATAAGGAGATTGATAGCTATAGTGCCTTTTATGATAATGGACACCTAAAATCTACAGGGTTAGCTGGGTATTTAAAAGAAAAAGGGACTACCCAACTTTTTTTGTGCGGGTTAGCTGCAGATATTTGTGTTTATTATTCCATTCGTGATGCAGTTAAAGAAGGTTTTGACTGTTTTTTTATTGAAGACGCTTCCGAAGCTTTAGATAACGAAGGTTTTAAGAAAATTAAAAAAGAAATGGTTGATATGGGAGTTAAAATAATTTCTTCGAAATTTATATAA
- a CDS encoding nicotinate phosphoribosyltransferase, protein MNITASYTDLYQLTMAEVYFKTKPDGLAVFDYYYRHNPFNGGYSIFAGLEDVLDILETFKFSASDIVYLEQHGFQNDFLEYLKNFSFKGTIFSSKEGDVVFPNRPILQVEANIIEAQIIETFLLNILNFQTLIATKASRIKYSTEKEILLDMGLRRAHATGGYYASRAAIIGGFDSTSNVAAAKDYNIPSTGTMAHSFIQSYKEEIEAFRDFASIRPKGCVLLIDTYNTLKSGLPKAITVAKEMEARGEKLLGVRLDSGDLAYLSKKTRAILDEANLDYVKIVASNQLDEYVIKSLKEQGAPIDIFGVGTNLVTGNPDAALDGVYKLSEYNGEPRIKLSENIIKVSLPYKKQVYRMLDDKNMFYGADAVALYEEGEVSKIEHPFDATKGLNLEAFKQEALLEKVMENGKKIVSSRSVSEIAAYSKSRLAQLPNEYKRFQNPHIYKIGLSLKLKQDRDQLIQEHKF, encoded by the coding sequence ATGAATATTACAGCATCTTACACAGACCTTTATCAACTTACTATGGCCGAAGTTTATTTTAAGACGAAACCAGATGGACTCGCTGTCTTTGATTATTATTACCGTCACAACCCTTTTAATGGTGGTTATTCTATTTTTGCAGGGTTAGAAGATGTATTAGATATTTTAGAAACTTTTAAATTTTCAGCTTCCGATATTGTATATTTAGAACAACATGGTTTTCAGAATGATTTTTTAGAATACTTGAAGAATTTTAGTTTTAAAGGAACTATTTTTTCAAGTAAGGAAGGTGATGTCGTTTTTCCAAATCGCCCTATTTTACAAGTAGAAGCTAATATTATTGAAGCACAGATTATAGAAACCTTTTTACTAAATATTCTTAATTTTCAGACCTTAATAGCAACCAAAGCAAGCAGAATTAAATATAGCACAGAAAAAGAGATTTTGCTAGATATGGGCTTACGTCGTGCTCATGCTACTGGAGGATATTATGCCTCGAGAGCCGCTATAATTGGAGGTTTTGATAGCACAAGTAATGTTGCTGCAGCCAAAGATTATAACATTCCGTCTACGGGTACAATGGCACACTCATTCATTCAGAGCTATAAAGAAGAAATAGAAGCATTTAGAGATTTTGCAAGCATACGACCAAAAGGCTGTGTACTTTTAATAGATACCTACAACACATTAAAAAGTGGATTACCAAAAGCAATTACGGTAGCCAAAGAAATGGAAGCTAGAGGAGAAAAATTACTTGGAGTCCGTTTAGATAGTGGTGATTTGGCATATTTATCTAAAAAAACGAGAGCAATTTTAGACGAAGCCAATTTAGATTATGTAAAAATTGTAGCTTCTAATCAGTTGGATGAATATGTTATAAAAAGCCTTAAAGAGCAAGGAGCTCCTATTGATATTTTTGGTGTTGGAACTAATTTAGTTACAGGGAACCCAGATGCTGCTTTAGATGGTGTTTATAAATTATCAGAATATAATGGAGAACCAAGAATTAAGCTTTCTGAAAATATTATAAAAGTATCGCTACCCTATAAAAAGCAAGTCTATAGAATGTTAGATGATAAAAACATGTTTTATGGCGCAGATGCGGTAGCACTATATGAAGAAGGAGAAGTATCAAAAATAGAACATCCTTTTGATGCTACAAAAGGATTAAATTTGGAAGCTTTTAAGCAGGAAGCCTTACTTGAGAAAGTTATGGAAAATGGAAAAAAAATAGTCTCTTCTAGATCTGTTTCTGAAATTGCTGCATATTCTAAATCGCGTTTAGCACAACTTCCAAATGAATACAAACGTTTTCAAAATCCGCATATTTACAAAATAGGATTGAGTTTAAAATTAAAACAAGACCGTGATCAATTGATACAAGAACATAAATTTTAA
- a CDS encoding TolC family protein, which translates to MKNTIYITILCLFTVTLSLQAQEVKLISKEEVLAKVAENNTTIQISKEEFNASKADYRQTNAVFLPNITASHTGISTTNPLMSFGSKLNQEILTAADFNPAILNDPTTTRSFATKIEIQQPLINLDGFYQRKAAKTKMEAMSLKTERTQDYLAFEVEKAYMQLQLAYKAVAVLEKALEAANANKQMADNSFKQGFLQQADVLNVEIRVTEVKNQLQTTKSNVQNASNYLSFLMNDESYVVYKPTESLTVSSFNVDDKTISENRADIKAMHLASKAYEAMNKADKMAFLPRLNAFGSYEMYDNKVFQGDANGYLIGAQLSWDIFQGSKRFGKAQKSKAELEKSKLEYTQYVSKSNLELNKVKRQLVDAKNSLELTDLAVQQSEESLRIRKNRFKEGLEKTSDLLMAETQFAQKQLEYYQTIYQFNFTQTYLNFLTKK; encoded by the coding sequence ATGAAAAACACAATATACATAACCATATTATGCTTATTTACAGTTACTTTGAGCTTACAAGCACAAGAGGTAAAACTAATTTCTAAAGAAGAAGTTTTAGCTAAAGTTGCAGAAAATAATACAACTATTCAAATCTCTAAAGAAGAGTTTAATGCTTCTAAAGCAGATTATAGACAAACAAATGCAGTGTTTTTACCAAACATTACAGCAAGTCATACAGGTATTTCTACAACAAACCCTTTAATGTCTTTTGGGTCTAAATTGAATCAAGAAATATTAACAGCTGCAGATTTTAACCCAGCAATTTTAAATGATCCAACAACTACAAGAAGTTTTGCAACGAAGATTGAGATTCAGCAACCATTAATTAATTTAGATGGCTTTTATCAAAGAAAAGCTGCCAAAACTAAAATGGAAGCGATGTCTTTAAAAACGGAAAGAACGCAAGATTATTTAGCCTTTGAAGTAGAAAAAGCATACATGCAATTACAATTAGCGTACAAAGCAGTAGCTGTTTTAGAAAAAGCATTAGAAGCTGCAAATGCGAATAAACAAATGGCAGACAATAGTTTTAAACAAGGTTTTTTACAGCAAGCCGATGTTTTAAATGTAGAAATAAGAGTTACAGAGGTTAAAAATCAATTGCAAACAACTAAAAGCAATGTGCAAAATGCCTCTAATTATCTATCATTTTTAATGAATGATGAAAGCTATGTTGTATACAAACCAACAGAAAGTTTAACTGTTTCTAGTTTTAATGTTGATGATAAAACGATTTCTGAAAATAGAGCAGATATAAAAGCGATGCACTTGGCTTCTAAAGCATACGAAGCAATGAATAAAGCAGATAAAATGGCTTTTCTACCGCGTTTAAATGCCTTTGGTAGTTATGAAATGTATGATAACAAAGTATTCCAGGGTGATGCAAACGGATATTTAATTGGTGCACAATTAAGTTGGGATATTTTTCAGGGTTCTAAGCGTTTTGGGAAAGCTCAAAAAAGTAAAGCCGAATTAGAAAAATCGAAGTTAGAATATACGCAATATGTTTCTAAAAGTAATTTAGAGTTGAATAAAGTAAAACGTCAATTAGTAGATGCTAAAAACAGTTTAGAATTAACTGATTTAGCAGTGCAACAATCTGAAGAGTCTTTAAGAATTAGAAAAAATAGATTTAAAGAAGGTTTAGAAAAAACGTCTGACTTATTAATGGCAGAAACGCAATTTGCACAAAAACAATTAGAATATTATCAAACAATTTATCAATTCAATTTTACACAAACCTATTTAAACTTCCTAACCAAGAAATAA
- a CDS encoding efflux RND transporter periplasmic adaptor subunit — MKKYIHIIALFTASLIMTSCGSEEKKAAVDNTPAIKILVSKVAVNSNTPFLSVSGKIQASNSADLSTRMMGYVKKVHVNVGDKVRKGQLLVSINNTDLQAKKGQVNAGIAQAQTSFNNAEKNYNRFKNLFESKSVTQKEMDDMTANYEMAKAGLESANQMKNEINAQFAYSNITAPFSGVVTSKNIESGDMANPGMPLISIETPKEFEVIAMVPETEISQIKKGTTVNVLVKSMNKTLTGKVTEVSTSAKNTGGQYLVKINLDKTEVSILSGMFTTVQFPVERKVKSELVLIPNEAIVTNGQLSGVYTVSESNTAMLRWLRLGRTYGNNVEVLSGLNADESYIVSAEGKLFNGAKVSVQ; from the coding sequence ATGAAAAAATACATACACATTATAGCATTATTTACAGCTTCATTAATAATGACGAGTTGTGGAAGTGAAGAAAAAAAAGCCGCAGTAGACAATACACCTGCAATTAAAATTTTAGTTAGCAAAGTTGCAGTAAATAGTAACACGCCGTTTTTGTCTGTAAGTGGAAAGATACAAGCATCTAACAGTGCAGATTTAAGCACAAGAATGATGGGTTATGTGAAAAAAGTTCACGTAAATGTTGGCGATAAAGTTAGAAAAGGGCAGTTGTTGGTGTCTATTAATAATACCGATTTACAAGCTAAAAAAGGACAAGTAAACGCAGGAATTGCACAAGCGCAAACTTCTTTTAATAATGCAGAAAAGAATTACAATCGTTTTAAAAATTTATTTGAAAGTAAAAGTGTTACTCAAAAAGAAATGGATGACATGACTGCAAATTACGAAATGGCAAAAGCAGGTTTAGAATCTGCTAATCAGATGAAAAATGAAATTAATGCGCAGTTTGCGTATTCTAATATAACAGCGCCTTTTAGCGGTGTAGTTACAAGTAAAAATATTGAAAGTGGCGATATGGCAAACCCAGGAATGCCTTTAATTAGCATAGAAACTCCTAAAGAGTTTGAAGTAATTGCCATGGTTCCTGAGACAGAAATTTCGCAAATTAAAAAAGGAACAACTGTAAATGTTTTAGTGAAATCTATGAACAAAACATTAACAGGAAAAGTTACGGAAGTAAGTACTTCTGCTAAAAATACTGGCGGACAATATTTAGTAAAAATCAATTTAGATAAAACAGAGGTGTCTATTTTATCTGGGATGTTTACTACAGTTCAGTTTCCGGTAGAAAGAAAAGTAAAATCGGAATTGGTTTTAATTCCTAATGAAGCAATTGTAACTAACGGTCAATTATCTGGTGTGTATACAGTAAGTGAAAGTAATACAGCAATGTTGCGTTGGTTGCGTTTAGGTAGAACGTATGGAAATAATGTTGAGGTTTTATCGGGTTTAAATGCTGATGAATCTTATATTGTTTCTGCGGAAGGGAAGTTATTTAATGGGGCTAAAGTTAGTGTTCAGTAG